A section of the Anaerolineae bacterium genome encodes:
- a CDS encoding diacylglycerol kinase family protein encodes MPERERPSLVVSFVCAGRGMSSALASQRNLRIQAVIGAVVVIAGLILNLRALEWAAVVLSMSGVFTAELINTAVERAVDLACPRYDDGARLAKDASAAAALVAALSSVVVGLLVFVPRLAATLSR; translated from the coding sequence ATGCCCGAGCGTGAGCGACCCTCACTTGTTGTTAGCTTCGTCTGTGCTGGGCGAGGGATGTCTTCGGCGCTGGCGAGCCAGCGCAACCTGCGCATCCAAGCTGTCATCGGGGCGGTGGTGGTGATCGCCGGGCTGATTCTGAACTTGAGGGCGCTGGAATGGGCAGCGGTAGTGCTGAGCATGTCCGGCGTGTTCACGGCTGAGCTGATCAACACGGCAGTGGAGAGGGCGGTGGACCTGGCCTGCCCCCGCTACGACGATGGCGCTCGCCTGGCGAAGGATGCCTCGGCTGCGGCAGCGCTGGTGGCTGCCCTCAGTTCGGTGGTGGTGGGGCTGTTGGTGTTCGTGCCCCGTCTTGCGGCGACCCTAAGCAGATAG
- a CDS encoding tartrate dehydrogenase: MPRYEIAVIAGDGIGREVIPAGMDVLDVAADVVGNCELKWQRFDWGCDYYLRTGRMMPDSGLTTLAQFDAIYLGAIGTPGVPDHVSLWGLLLPIRQHFQQYVNLRPVRLLPGIPGPLRNKGSDDINFVCVRENTEGEYSGAGGRVHRGHPEEVVVQTAIFTRKGTERIIRYTFEYARRHGRSRVASATKSNAINHSMVFWDEVFEQVASEYPDITAERYHVDALAARFITHPESLDVVVGSNLFGDILTDLGGALQGSLGVPASANLNPEGRYPSMFEPVHGSAPDIAGKGIANPIASIWAGAMMLEHLGQRDASDLVMRALERATAEGRTLTPDLGGQSTTEEFTRTVIGNLRSL, from the coding sequence GTGCCTAGATACGAGATCGCCGTCATCGCCGGAGATGGCATCGGACGGGAGGTCATCCCGGCCGGCATGGATGTCCTGGACGTGGCCGCGGACGTCGTGGGCAACTGCGAGCTCAAGTGGCAGCGTTTCGATTGGGGCTGCGACTACTACCTGCGGACGGGCCGGATGATGCCTGATTCTGGACTGACCACGCTGGCTCAGTTCGATGCCATTTACCTGGGCGCCATCGGCACCCCGGGAGTGCCGGACCACGTCTCCCTCTGGGGGCTGCTGTTGCCCATTCGCCAGCACTTCCAGCAGTACGTGAACCTGCGCCCGGTGCGGCTCCTACCCGGGATACCGGGTCCGCTGCGGAACAAGGGCAGCGACGACATCAACTTCGTCTGCGTGCGGGAGAACACCGAGGGGGAGTACAGCGGGGCCGGTGGCCGAGTTCATCGAGGGCACCCAGAAGAGGTCGTGGTTCAGACGGCCATCTTCACCCGCAAGGGCACCGAGAGGATCATACGCTACACCTTCGAATACGCCCGCCGGCATGGTCGCTCCCGGGTGGCCAGCGCCACTAAGAGCAATGCCATCAACCACAGCATGGTCTTCTGGGATGAGGTGTTCGAGCAGGTGGCCTCGGAGTACCCTGATATCACTGCCGAAAGGTACCACGTGGACGCCCTAGCGGCTCGGTTTATCACCCATCCGGAGAGCCTGGACGTCGTGGTGGGCAGCAACCTGTTCGGGGACATCCTCACCGACCTGGGTGGGGCGTTGCAGGGTAGCCTGGGGGTGCCGGCAAGCGCCAACCTCAACCCCGAGGGTCGCTACCCGTCCATGTTCGAGCCCGTCCACGGCTCCGCGCCCGACATCGCCGGGAAGGGCATCGCCAACCCCATAGCCTCCATCTGGGCGGGGGCCATGATGCTCGAGCACCTGGGTCAGCGCGACGCGTCCGACCTGGTCATGCGCGCCCTGGAGCGGGCCACGGCGGAGGGCCGGACGCTCACGCCCGACCTGGGCGGGCAGAGCACTACCGAGGAGTTCACCAGAACCGTGATCGGGAATCTTCGCAGTTTGTAG
- a CDS encoding sugar phosphate isomerase/epimerase, which translates to MSDALSYDLAYSSACFPPESREQEMLRAPELGVNRCEIALRLEDLNGTGRWPALLDRTGLVCWSVHTPFGASVDLSALERRTEAVGVVLESVDLAASLGAGMVVVHGGAEPIPADLRCQRLRAARESLRSVAERCEILGLRMALEYLPRTCPGNSVAELEYLLSGISPDVAGICLDLNHANLRQDLTSRILALSGRIITVHVSDNDGLDERHWLPGQGVIEWEAALRALVQAGYRGPFMYEASRDRSGGAVSSEVLFRNYERRIRPLLDQGVTGA; encoded by the coding sequence ATGTCGGACGCGCTTAGTTATGATCTGGCTTACTCGAGTGCCTGTTTCCCACCCGAGTCGCGGGAACAGGAGATGCTCCGAGCCCCGGAGCTAGGGGTCAACAGGTGCGAGATCGCGCTCAGACTGGAGGACTTGAACGGCACCGGCCGGTGGCCAGCACTGCTCGACCGGACCGGGCTCGTCTGCTGGTCGGTTCACACGCCCTTTGGCGCCTCAGTGGACTTGTCGGCGCTGGAGCGCCGGACAGAAGCGGTGGGCGTGGTGCTGGAGTCGGTCGACCTGGCAGCCTCCCTAGGAGCCGGGATGGTGGTAGTGCACGGGGGTGCCGAACCCATTCCCGCTGACTTGCGTTGTCAGCGGCTGCGCGCTGCTCGGGAGAGTCTGCGATCGGTGGCGGAGCGCTGCGAGATCCTTGGCTTGCGGATGGCGCTGGAGTACCTGCCCCGCACCTGTCCGGGAAACAGCGTGGCCGAGCTGGAGTACCTGCTCTCGGGCATCAGTCCCGATGTGGCCGGCATCTGTCTCGACCTGAACCACGCCAACCTGCGGCAGGACTTGACCAGCCGCATCCTAGCTCTGTCCGGCCGCATCATCACCGTCCATGTCTCCGACAACGACGGGCTGGACGAGAGGCATTGGCTGCCCGGGCAGGGCGTGATCGAGTGGGAGGCAGCCTTGAGGGCCCTGGTACAGGCTGGCTATCGAGGCCCGTTCATGTACGAGGCCTCCCGCGATCGGAGCGGCGGAGCGGTCAGCTCTGAGGTTCTGTTCCGCAACTATGAACGGCGGATCCGCCCCCTGCTGGATCAAGGAGTAACCGGTGCCTAG